Proteins co-encoded in one Acidobacteriota bacterium genomic window:
- a CDS encoding 3-deoxy-7-phosphoheptulonate synthase, which yields MLIVMEQGVSERDIERVTARIEALGFRAHPIPGALRTAIGITGNKGPLNPAEFEILPGVQSAIAVTQPYKLVSREVKHDDTQIVVAGRKLGAGHFAVIAGPCAVESLEQTLVVAHAVKAAGAHFLRGGAYKPRTSPYAFQGLEVEGLKIL from the coding sequence GTGCTCATCGTGATGGAACAGGGGGTGTCCGAAAGGGACATCGAGCGCGTCACCGCGCGGATCGAGGCGCTCGGCTTCCGGGCGCACCCGATCCCCGGGGCGCTCCGCACGGCCATCGGCATCACGGGGAACAAGGGGCCGTTGAACCCGGCGGAGTTCGAGATCCTGCCGGGGGTCCAGTCGGCCATCGCGGTGACGCAGCCCTACAAGCTCGTCAGCCGCGAGGTGAAGCACGACGACACGCAGATCGTCGTGGCCGGCCGGAAGCTCGGCGCGGGGCACTTCGCGGTCATTGCGGGCCCCTGCGCGGTCGAGTCGCTCGAGCAGACGCTGGTCGTGGCCCACGCCGTGAAGGCGGCGGGGGCGCATTTCCTTCGCGGCGGCGCCTACAAGCCGAGGACCTCCCCGTACGCCTTCCAGGGACTGGAGGTCGAGGGGCTGAAGATCCTCG